A stretch of Myxocyprinus asiaticus isolate MX2 ecotype Aquarium Trade chromosome 42, UBuf_Myxa_2, whole genome shotgun sequence DNA encodes these proteins:
- the LOC127432448 gene encoding long-chain fatty acid transport protein 6, giving the protein MWGKDSSSSTEVLISYTVMMNWAISTVAVGIVTLLVIQRRFYPYFWDDLMYYAKLRRVGRAMMARMKSGVITYLHCFELQARRIPHKPFIVFEEQVLTYRDVDVRGNRFANVFKSHSGLKHGDVVALLMSNEADFICVWFGLCKLGCEVAFLNFNIKSQSLLHCLQTCGATALVIASDLVSHVDDVVQTLTDSGVDVWVTAENSPLQNIRTLLDKLESASAEKPVIDAPQPNLMSNFLFIFTSGTTGLPKAARISHIKAVMCMAFLRMCGAHADDRVYLTLPLYHMSASLLGIGGCIELGATCVLKRKFSASQFWKDCVKFDVTVFQYIGELCRYLINQPKTEEETAHRVRLAAGSGLRADVWREFVRRFGKIQIREAYGLTEASIGFVNYTEEIGPIGRASYLNKLSLPFEFLKCDPQSYEPIRTETGFCIKVNKGETGLLVAPVMFSNPFLGYAGDKVMSEKKLLRNVFKTGDVYFNTGDLMLQDYRDFVYFKDRIGDTFRWKGENVSTTEVCEVLGCLDFLQDVSVYGVTVPGYEGRAGMAAVVMKDGHELEGERLYSHLLQTLPPYAWPWFLRVQTSLQMTDTFKQQKIRLVQEGFSPHAVQQPLYFLNTSQKNYTPLTAPLYKDIISGKIRL; this is encoded by the exons ATGTGGGGTAAAGATTCCAGCAGCTCAACAGAAGTTCTCATCAGTTATACAGTCATGATGAACTGGGCTATCAGCACCGTCGCTGTCGGGATTGTCACGCTGCTTGTCATTCAGAGGAGGTTTTACCCCTACTTTTGGGATGACTTGATGTATTACGCGAAACTTCGTCGGGTCGGTCGTGCGATGATGGCGCGGATGAAGAGCGGCGTGATCACTTATCTGCACTGCTTTGAGCTTCAGGCCAGAAGAATCCCACACAAACCATTCATTGTGTTTGAAGAGCAAGTCCTGACGTACAGAGACGTGGATGTGCGGGGTAACAGATTCGCAAACGTGTTTAAATCTCACAGTGGACTGAAACATGGAGATGTGGTGGCTCTGTTGATGAGCAATGAAGCGGATTTCATCTGTGTTTGGTTCGGACTCTGTAAACTGGGTTGTGAAGTCGCGTTTCTCAACTTTAACATCAAATCTCAGTCACTGCTGCACTGTCTGCAGACCTGTGGTGCCACCGCGCTCGTTATTGCTTCAG ACTTGGTTTCACATGTGGATGACGTTGTACAGACGCTGACAGATAGCGGGGTAGATGTTTGGGTGACGGCAGAGAACTCTCCACTGCAGAACATCAGGACTCTGCTGGATAAGCTGGAATCGGCTTCTGCAGAGAAGCCTGTGATTGATGCTCCTCAGCCAAACCTCATGTCCAACTTCCTGTTCATCTTCACATCCGGCACTACAG gacTGCCCAAAGCAGCACGCATCAGTCACATTAAAGCAGTGATGTGTATGGCATTTCTGCGTATGTGTGGAGCTCACGCTGATGATCGAGTGTATCTGACACTGCCGCTCTATCACATGTCTGCATCCCTCCTCGGCATTGGTGGCTGTATTGAACTTG GGGCAACATGTGTTTTGAAGAGGAAGTTCTCTGCCAGTCAGTTTTGGAAGGACTGTGTGAAGTTTGATGTCACTGTGTTTCAGTATATTGGAGAACTCTGTCGATATTTGATCAATCAACCAAAG ACTGAAGAGGAAACGGCTCATCGCGTTCGTCTCGCAGCAGGAAGTGGGCTTAGAGCCGATGTTTGGAGAGAGTTTGTCAGACGTTTCGGGAAAATCCAAATACGTGAAGCTTACGGTTTAACGGAGGCCAGTATTGGCTTCGTCAATTACACGGAAGAAATTGGACCCATCGGGCGAGCAAGTTATCTCAATAAG ctcagtttacCTTTTGAGTTTTTAAAATGTGATCCACAATCATATGAACCTATACGGACTGAGACAGGATTCTGCATTAAAGTGAATAAAG GTGAAACGGGATTACTGGTGGCTCCAGTGATGTTCAGCAACCCTTTCCTGGGTTACGCTGGAGATAAAGTCATGTCAGAGAAGAAGCTCCTGAGGAATGTCTTTAAGACAGGAGATGTTTACTTCAACACTGGAGACCTGATGCTGCAGGACTACAGAGATTTTGTCTATTTCAAAGACAGAATTGGAGACACGTTCAG ATGGAAAGGAGAGAATGTGTCCACTACAGAGGTGTGTGAAGTGTTGGGCTGTCTGGACTTCCTGCAGGATGTCAGTGTTTATGGGGTCACTGTACCAG GTTATGAGGGTCGGGCTGGAATGGCAGCTGTGGTGATGAAGGACGGTCATGAGTTGGAAGGGGAGAGGCTCTACAGTCATCTGCTTCAAACTCTTCCTCCGTATGCCTGGCCCTGGTTTCTAAGAGTTCAG ACGTCTTTACAGATGACGGACACGTTCAAACAGCAGAAGATCAGACTGGTGCAGGAGGGCTTCAGTCCACACGCTGTTCAGCAGCCGCTCTACTTCCTGAACACATCACAGAAAAACTACACCCCCCTCACTGCACCACTATATAAGGACATCATCTCAGGCAAGATCAGACTTTAG